A window of the Gasterosteus aculeatus chromosome 21, fGasAcu3.hap1.1, whole genome shotgun sequence genome harbors these coding sequences:
- the kiaa1217 gene encoding sickle tail protein homolog isoform X7 yields MSKASRLTRPPSIGARSKLAPSRKECPGATGRARVLSVGEKLMRAGSDGILSRQRSFKAAAPQDKAQSENQPETPAPGQGPGEKGQDAEMLPPKSRISPPKVASQPQGSVHKQTKSNLKVTSPEDAQHVGRRQASPNGTPKGDAKGSRTVPRRHTLGGARGAREILAMQPPDMDKKREAFLEHLKQKYPHHASAIMGHQERLREQSVQGMLSSLRSELDIQRYLMKIQLPHRSRSPKHGPHSSIGDQVDHLSLASLDSLDAMSEADSPTAFTRGSRIRASLPVVRSTNQTKDRSLGVLYLLYGDETKQIRMPNEITSMDTIRALFVSAFPQQLTMKMLESPSVAVYVKDDMRNIYYELADVRNIADHSCLKVYHKDPAQAFSHGPRPANGDARMHSETMHAVRDGPPPLRQPHVGPPSHHPMQGAVPPSPHSMPPSPSRIPFGPRQGSIPGNGTIPRDRLSSANAPARSSSPCPSAILERRDVKPDEDRGGKSQSLPRGNESLYADPYLLQDGRMNMAAAHGPQPNPGIDGTDHAMGGFHRASIRSTSSYGGPSPTDTMDHPSLYRQKSRNSQLPTLGSKTPPPSPHRMAEVRMIDIHGGPPHGGPPYGGPLHGMPPHGVPPHGMPPHGVPPHGMPPHGGPPHGMPPHVLPPHGGPPHGLPPHAAPPHGVPMERSSPVRQSFRKEEVAGTKPRNNMGSPVVPDLQGPIAVASEHQTRVRMKAMEQQIASLTGLVQHALLKEPNTSGTKELLSERPPKTSSPAHSAHSSGGSPVLAAKSSTAPPATGPVPLKVNLLQFRRNVSDLRVQLHQMRQQQVQNQEALRVQLKRAEQEISVKLIEAMRGLEDPVQRQRALVEEDRHKYLVLEERVLTQLGELEQYVGSLQKDLAATQRAVTLKDVEEGAVTLRKVGESLAGLKGEFPALQTKMRSVLRVEVEAVKFLKEEPHKLDSMLKRVKSLTDTLNGLRRCAPEGPQKGPVDNSSPAAAEAPTPPARPSSSPGPLEPQSSTIKSEVMPSSPVVIHHVQSSPVHIRQSQQSAALTAQPSPPLTPSPTPSKSQDLARGGGASDPPSPAHHKKTQGNPVNNGNGPAPQGLVIEELQTSREKNKDRAMSIKAAEMEWEERRQNMGHYDGKEFEKILQEAQANMMKGIPSLEVEENPTLIPDATTERADTHSLVESLTEPQSEPHSDKPGQKGPEKLPKPVMEKPAKPSKTVATKPTESFAKQGSEKSGKSPPPPPPPRKTFSSSSSGMTTTRSGEVVFTSRRESVSAQECEEDTPPPSPQPKPNTVRPETKPKPATPPPVTPLATREEEDEGDKIMAELQSSEPTRDDKDPDIDENGNTTVRQSQGVIYYVTGQIPKEHPPPSGTEETPEHREPTQPPSQVSNVNVNDNSPSQQQQQQQQQPPPQSPPPKSPPPVTPPPISPKPVGLKGFKLPRTQVKRAESLKTSAEMEKGKNLNKMNTERKSKAIQQRVDYSKMIIPEAAATTTTAAVREAPKSSVAPPKKPPGEGSDPPTSDSNLEEYHDGASLSPDLPGEEPPPPPDNIAFMITNTKVQALSRGEYQELVDAKKGNDFQTFTLGNAPYRGSPTAEPTAPQDNGFNKKPVIIIFDEPMDIRSAYKRLSTVFECEEEMDRMLAAECIEEESEESDTERGGGQVKAAVVAVTPPKVAADHTSLSSSSSSSIPELTEGGMNLESNGDGKQDVKKKFKFKFPKKQLAALSQAIRSGTKSGKKTLQVVVYEDEEESDGTIKQHKEAKRFEITRSKSVSDAHKATRSAAPKRQKSDSLHRTDEIRKNTYKTLDSLEQTIKQLETTISEMGPQSPGEPVGTEEAECGKSSEGVGLKRSSSLPTSRGPGAKVPSKNPLLKKIKPQLLPRPVVFPTTTSTTITTTTVPSAPTTVRQNTSVASPTSRMPVPLSAKSRQSPGASDKAGKQQKLQDAQRQFRQANGSAKRVGGDHKTTSPTTPTSKIPAFYPSSTKGSSQSVQNSDATNPINPSSSSSSSSSAIKSNTLSSPASRSGSQPSSHIPSLSNGSLKLPSPSQHTGKALSFSSQTQNGRVHSSSSFSSSSSSSSTSSSSSPSPLSPTPVGPGGKSIRTIHTPSFTSYRSHNGSSGKSCIPTATAAKDAA; encoded by the exons AGCAAACCAAAAGCAACCTGAAGGTGACGTCCCCGGAGGACGCGCAGCACGTCGGCCGCAGGCAGGCGTCCCCGAATGGGACTCCGAAGGGGGACGCCAAAGGCAGCCGGACCGTCCCCCGTAGGCACACGTTGGGGGGAGCCCGCGGCGCCCGGGAGATCCTGGCCATGCAGCCGCCGGACATGGACAAGAAGAGGGAGGCCTTCCTGGAGCACCTGAAGCAGAAGTACCCCCATCACGCCTCGGCGATCATGGGCCACCAGGAGCGGCTGCGAGAGCAG TCTGTGCAGGGCATGCTCTCCTCCCTTCGCTCAGAGCTTGACATTCAGAGGTACTTGATGAAAATCCAGTTGCCTCACAGA agCAGAAGCCCAAAGCACGGCCCACATTCCAGCATCGGCGACCAGGTTGACCACCTGTCCCTGGCCTCCCTGGATTCGCTGGACGCCATGTCCGAGGCCGACTCACCCACAGCCTTCACCCGCGGCAGCCGGATCCGTGCCAGCCTGCCCGTGGTGCGATCGACCAACCAGACCAAGGACCGCTCGCTGG GTGTGCTGTACCTGCTGTACGGGGACGAGACCAAACAGATCCGCATGCCGAACGAGATCACCAGCATGGACACGATCAGGGCCCTGTTCGTTAGTGCCTTCCCGCAGCAGCTCACCATGAAGATGCTGGAGTCGCCCAGCGTCGCCGTCTACGTCAAAGACGACATGAGGAACATTTACTACGAGCTGGCGGATGTCAG GAACATAGCGGATCACTCCTGCCTGAAGGTCTACCACAAAGACCCGGCGCAGGCCTTCAGCCACGGGCCGAGACCCGCCAATGGCGATGCCAGG ATGCACAGCGAAACGATGCATGCCGTCCGGGACGGCCCGCCCCCTCTGCGGCAGCCCCACGTGGGTCCCCCGTCACACCACCCCATGCAGGGAGCCGTTCCACCATCTCCCCACTCCAtgcccccgtccccctccaGAATCCCATTCGGCCCGCGGCAGGGCTCTATACCTGGCAACGGCACTATCCCAAGGGACCGGCTGTCCAGCGCCAACGCTCCGGCCCGCTCCAGCTCACCGTGTCCCAGCGCCATCCTGGAGAGACGGGATGTCAAGCCGGATGAGGACAGGGGCGGCAAAAGCCAGAGTCTACCAAGGGGAAACGAGAGCTTGTACGCAGACCCGTACTTGCTCCAAGATGGAAGGATGAACATGGCTGCCGCCCACGGACCACAACCCAACCCTGGGATTGATGGCACAGATCACGCCATGGGGGGATTTCACCGCGCCTCCATCCGCTCCACAAGCTCTTACGGCGGGCCGAGCCCAACGGACACTATGGATCACCCCTCTCTGTACCGCCAGAAGTCCAGGAACAGCCAGCTGCCTACTTTGGGCTCAAAGActcctcccccatcccctcACCGGATGGCTGAGGTACGGATGATTGATATCCACGGCGGGCCTCCTCATGGCGGGCCTCCTTATGGCGGACCTCTTCACGGTATGCCTCCTCATGGCGTGCCTCCTCACGGTATGCCCCCTCATGGCGTGCCTCCTCACGGTATGCCCCCTCATGGCGGACCTCCTCACGGTATGCCTCCTCACGTCTTGCCCCCTCACGGCGGGCCCCCTCACGGCTTGCCACCTCACGCTGCACCGCCTCACGGCGTTCCCATGGAGAGAAGCTCACCCGTGCGGCAGTCATTCCGGAAGGAGGAAGTGGCGGGCACCAAGCCCCGGAACAACATGGGATCACCTGTAGTTCCGGACCTCCAGGGGCCCATTGCTGTTGCCAGTGAGCATCAGACCCG AGTGCGAATGAAGGCTATGGAGCAACAGATTGCCAGCTTGACTGGTCTTGTTCAGCATGCACTTTTAAAGGAGCCAAACACTAGTGGCACCAAGGAGCTACTAAG TGAGAGACCACCGAAGACGTCATCTCCAGCTCACAGTGCACACAGCTCAG gtggCTCCCCAGTCTTGGCTGCCAAGAGCAGCACAGCTCCACCGGCCACGGGTCCAGTTCCTCTCAAAGTCAACCTCCTGCAGTTCAGGAGGAATGTTTCTGACCTCAGGGTGCAACTGCATCAGATGagacagcagcag GTCCAGAACCAAGAGGCACTACGAGTCCAGCTCAAGCGGGCGGAGCAGGAAATCAGTGTCAAGCTCATTGAGGCCATGCGAGGCCTGGAGGACCCTGTGCAGAGGCAGAGAGCGTTGGTGGAAGAGGACCGGCACAAGTACTTGGTTCTGGAGGAGCGTGTCCTCACGCAGCTCGG TGAGCTGGAGCAGTATGTCGGCTCCCTGCAGAAAGACTTGGCAGCGACACAAAGAGCAGTGACTCTGAAGGACGTGGAGGAGGGAGCGGTGACGCTGAGAAAGGTGGGAGAATCGCTGGCAGGGCTCAAAG gagagttcCCGGCTCTACAAACAAAAATGCGGTCCGTGCTCAGGGTGGAAGTGGAAGCAGTCAAGTTTTTAAAAGAGGAGCCTCATAAACTGGACAGCATGCTGAAAAGGGTCAAGAGCCTGACTGACACACTCAACGGTCTGAGAAG ATGTGCTCCTGAGGGCCCTCAGAAAGGACCAGTGGACAACAGCTCTCCAGCCGCAGCAGAAGCTCCCACACCGCCGGCCCGGCCCAGCTCCTCACCCGGCCCGCTGGAGCCCCAGAGCTCCACCATCAAATCAGAGGTGATGCCTTCCTCCCCGGTGGTCATCCACCACGTGCAGAGTTCCCCGGTCCACATACGGCAGTCCCAGCAGTCTGCGGCCCTGACGGCTCAGCCCAGTCCACCGCTCACCCCCAGCCCCACCCCGAGCAAGAGTCAAGACCTGGCCAGGGGAGGGGGAGCCTCGGATCCACCGAGCCCGGCCCATCATAAGAAGACACAAGGCAACCCGGTGAATAACGGCAATGGCCCGGCCCCCCAGGGTCTCGTTATAGAAGAGCTGCAGACCAGCCGGGAGAAGAACAAAGACAGAGCCATGTCCATAAAG GCAGCAGAAATGGAGTGGGAAGAGAGGAGGCAGAACATGGGTCACTATGATGGAAAGGAGTTTGAGAAGATCCTGCAGGAAGCCCAGGCAAACATGATGAAGGGCATTCCCAGTCTAGAGGTTGAAGAGAATCCAACCCTGATCCCTGACGCCACTACGGAacgagcagacacacacagccttgtGGAGTCACTGACAG AGCCCCAGTCTGAGCCTCACTCCGACAAGCCGGGCCAGAAGGGGCCTGAGAAACTCCCAAAGCCCGTGATGGAGAAACCAGCTAAACCTTCCAAGACCGTCGCCACAAAGCCGACTGAGAGCTTCGCTAAGCAGGGGTCTGAAAAGTCCGGCAAGTCCCCAccgccaccacctcctcccaggAAGActttctccagctccagctccggCATGACCACGACGCGCTCCGGCGAAGTGGTCTTTACTAGCAGGAGAGAGTCCGTCTCGGCTCAG GAGTGTGAAGAGGACACTCCACCGCCGAGTCCCCAACCAAAGCCCAACACGGTTCGTCCAGAGACCAAGCCCAAGCCAGCCACCCCTCCCCCGGTCACTCCTCTCGCTaccagggaagaggaggacgaaggcGACAAGATCATGGCAGAGCTCCAG AGCTCTGAGCCCACTCGAGATGATAAAGATCCAGACATAGATGAAAATGGGAATACCACTGTCCGACAGAGCCAAGGG GTCATATACTATGTGACCGGTCAGATTCCCAAAGAGCATCCGCCCCCGTCAGGAACAGAGGAAACCCCCGAACACCGGGAGCCCACACAGCCTCCATCACAGGTGTCAAATGTCAATGTTAACGACAATTCTccaagccagcagcagcagcagcagcagcagcagccgccgccacAGTCTCCACCACCCAAATCACCACCACCTGTCACACCTCCACCTATATCACCCAAGCCCGTGGGACTGAAAGGGTTCAAACTTCCAAGGACGCAAGTCAAACGCGCTGAGTCCTTGAAGACCAGTGCAGAAATGGAGAAGGGAAAGAACCTCAATAAAATGAATACTGAAAGGAAAAGTAAAGCTATCCAGCAACGTGTTGATTATAGTAAAATGATAATACCCGAGGCTGCGGCTACCACAACGACCGCCGCCGTACGAGAGGCGCCAAAAAGTTCTGTTGCTCCACCAAAAAAGCCTCCAGGCGAGGGCAGCGATCCACCAACATCCGACTCTAACCTTGAGGAGTATCATGACGGGGCGAGTCTCAGTCCGGACTTGCCTGGAGAAGagccgcccccgccccccgacaACATAGCCTTTATGATCACCAACACCAAAGTTCAGGCCCTTTCCCGTGGCGAGTACCAGGAACTGGTCGACGCCAAAAAGGGAAACGACTTCCAGACTTTTACTTTAGGCAATGCGCCTTACCGGGGCAGCCCGACCGCAGAACCCACCGCGCCGCAGGATAACGGCTTCAACAAGAAGcccgtcatcatcatctttgaCGAGCCCATGGACATCCGGTCCGCGTACAAGCGCCTGTCCACCGTCTTTGAATGCGAAGAGGAAATGGACAGGATGCTGGCGGCGGAGTGCAtcgaggaggagagcgaggagtcGGACACCgagagggggggcgggcaggttAAAGCGGCGGTGGTCGCCGTCACTCCTCCGAAGGTCGCCGCCGACCACACCAGCTTGTCATCCTCGTCTTCGTCGTCGATCCCCGAGCTCACCGAGGGCGGGATGAATTTGGAGTCAAACGGCGACGGCAAGCAGGATGTCAAGAAGAAGTTCAAATTTAAGTTCCCCAAGAAGCAACTGGCGGCCCTGAGCCAGGCAATTCGCTCGGGCACCAAGTCCGGAAAGAAGACTTTGCAGGTGGTCGTGTacgaagatgaggaggaatccGACGGTACCATCAAACAGCACAAAGAAGCGAAGAGATTTGAGATCACGCGCTCAAAGTCCGTATCGGACGCACACAAGGCGACGCGCTCAGCCGCGCCGAAGAGGCAGAAGTCCGACTCCCTCCACAGGACGGACGAGATCCGGAAGAACACCTACAAGACACTGGACAGCCTGGAGCAGACCATCAAGCAGCTGGAGACCACCATTAGTGAGATGGGGCCGCAGTCCCCCGGGGAGCCGGTCGGCACGGAGGAAGCGGAGTGCGGGAAAAGCTCGGAAGGAGTGGGGCTGAAGAGGTCTTCCTCTCTCCCCACCTCCAGAGGGCCAGGCGCTAAGGTACCCAGCAAAAATCCACTGCTGAAGAAGATTAAACCTCAACTCCTTCCTCGCCCTGTAGTCTTCCCTActaccaccagcaccaccatcaccaccaccactgtCCCCAGTGCCCCCACCACCGTACGACAG AACACCAGTGTCGCTTCCCCTACTAGTCGGATGCCCGTCCCTTTGTCTGCGAAGTCCAGGCAGTCGCCGGGTGCCTCTGACAaagcaggaaaacaacaaaaactgcaGGACGCTCAGAGGCAGTTTCGACAG GCTAACGGAAGTGCTAAAAGAGTGGGAGGGGATCATAAAACTACTTCCCCTACTACCCCCACCTCTAAAATCCCTGCTTTTTACCCTAGCTCTACTAAAGGCAGCTCCCAGTCTGTGCAAAACTCCGATGCAACTAATCCCATtaacccttcctcctcctcctcctcctcctcctctgcaataAAGTCCAACACCCTGTCCTCCCCCGCTTCTCGTTCCGGTTCCCAACCCTCTTCCCACATCCCCTCCCTGTCTAACGGATCTCTCAAACTCCCCTCACCCTCACAGCACACCGGTAAAGCTCTCTCGTTCTCCTCGCAGACTCAGAATGGTCGAGTGcactcctcctcttcattctcctcctcttcctcatcctcctccacctcctcctcctcctccccctcccctctgtcgCCCACTCCTGTGGGCCCAGGCGGAAAGAGCATCCGCACCATACACACCCCCAGCTTCACCAGCTACAGGTCCCACAACGGCAGCAGCGGCAAATCCTGCATCCCGACAGCCACGGCAGCAAAGGACGCCGCTTAG